A genome region from Solirubrobacter pauli includes the following:
- a CDS encoding MBOAT family O-acyltransferase — translation MVFSSIEFIWLFMPVVLAGYLALAPRWRNVLLAVVSLGFYVWGAHAFLFVFLFSIGLNFVAGAIIGRLKAGPNPERAKTALLVAIVFNLALLFAWKYTVFVAQQIDAVLGDGVIPVPEITLPIGISFFTFHAISYIVDIYRGQARPMRSVADYTQYMAFFPQLIAGPIVRYHEIEDQIRHPPPRSSRLDDIAEGFPRFALGLSKKVVVADPAGRVADAAFAVSANPTSGTAWIGALAYTVQIYFDFSGYSDMAIGMARMFGLRFPENFNRPYSSVSMTDFWRRWHMTLSRWFRDYVYIPLGGSRGTQAHTVRNLMFVFLLTGAWHGAAWTFVLWGVYNGLLLVGERLAGINRWSDDRWMWPRRLVTFVLVVFGWVLFRATDLGQAIDFMVAMVSFDFSGIDPRVEAALQGQAVLALVVGLASVLLPRDLVFGRVVMDRWAGTPLYARFAVLVLVPYAAVVVAAGSFSPFLYFQF, via the coding sequence ATGGTCTTCTCCTCGATCGAGTTCATCTGGCTGTTCATGCCGGTCGTGCTCGCGGGGTACCTCGCGCTGGCGCCGCGCTGGCGCAACGTGCTGCTCGCCGTCGTCAGCCTCGGCTTCTACGTGTGGGGGGCGCACGCGTTCCTGTTCGTCTTCCTCTTCAGCATCGGGCTGAACTTCGTCGCGGGCGCGATCATCGGGCGGCTGAAGGCCGGCCCGAACCCCGAGCGGGCGAAGACCGCGCTGCTCGTCGCGATCGTCTTCAACCTCGCGCTGCTGTTCGCCTGGAAGTACACGGTCTTCGTCGCCCAGCAGATCGACGCCGTCCTAGGCGACGGCGTAATCCCGGTGCCAGAGATCACGCTGCCGATCGGCATCTCGTTCTTCACGTTCCACGCGATCTCGTACATCGTGGACATCTACCGCGGCCAGGCGCGGCCGATGCGCTCGGTGGCGGACTACACGCAGTACATGGCGTTCTTCCCGCAGCTGATCGCGGGCCCGATCGTCCGCTACCACGAGATCGAGGACCAGATCCGCCACCCTCCGCCGCGCTCGAGCCGGCTGGACGACATCGCGGAGGGCTTCCCGCGCTTCGCGCTCGGCCTCTCGAAGAAGGTCGTTGTCGCCGATCCTGCCGGCCGCGTCGCCGACGCCGCGTTCGCCGTCAGCGCGAATCCCACCTCGGGCACGGCCTGGATCGGCGCGCTGGCCTACACGGTGCAGATCTACTTCGACTTCTCCGGCTACAGCGACATGGCGATCGGCATGGCCCGGATGTTCGGCCTGCGCTTCCCGGAGAACTTCAACCGCCCGTACTCCTCGGTCTCGATGACGGACTTCTGGCGTCGCTGGCACATGACGCTGTCGCGCTGGTTCCGCGACTACGTGTACATCCCGCTCGGCGGGTCCCGCGGCACGCAGGCGCACACGGTCCGCAACCTGATGTTCGTGTTCCTGCTCACGGGAGCCTGGCACGGCGCGGCGTGGACGTTCGTGCTGTGGGGTGTCTACAACGGCCTGCTGCTCGTGGGTGAGCGGCTGGCGGGCATCAACCGCTGGTCCGACGACCGCTGGATGTGGCCGCGCCGGCTCGTGACCTTCGTGCTGGTCGTGTTCGGCTGGGTCCTGTTCCGGGCGACCGACCTCGGGCAGGCGATCGACTTCATGGTCGCGATGGTGTCGTTCGACTTCAGCGGGATCGACCCGCGCGTCGAAGCCGCCCTGCAGGGCCAGGCGGTGCTGGCGCTCGTCGTCGGCCTGGCGAGCGTGCTCCTGCCACGCGATCTCGTCTTCGGGCGCGTCGTCATGGACCGCTGGGCGGGGACGCCGCTCTACGCGCGCTTCGCCGTGCTCGTGCTCGTGCCCTACGCGGCCGTCGTGGTTGCCGCTGGCTCCTTCAGCCCCTTCCTGTACTTCCAGTTCTGA
- a CDS encoding alginate O-acetyltransferase AlgX-related protein — protein MRKLVAAFALLFFFAPLLLWVAGVRARPFENRPMASRPQLSQGWEAFDGATRFFVDRLPLREQAVRANTWVSLNVFDTTPDYGGNQTAGGNPSRDALPFGEPDQPAKPEPTAGANPGATDTTVLKGKDGWLFLQGELARACAEYIPWARAMQRWERMLSIIRASGRDVVLVVPPDKSTIYPEYLPDAFAEKDCYKPGRAKAWKALEGTGNDDVLPLREAELAVKAAPPEETYHPEDTHWNSKGAALGVRALLRHLGGPAQLRDADLQKGRVDYQGDLSGLVGTPKKRDAPLWTVKRNDEQPEVTKQQVGDVELTTQRWPDVGDPLREGRTVFVQDSFGVAMLDALGPYFSELQNVPWFGTPTADLLASIEAADTVILEKVERDINFFASDGGMLTEAFLGDLEAALR, from the coding sequence ATGCGCAAGCTGGTCGCGGCCTTCGCCCTCCTGTTCTTCTTCGCCCCGCTGTTGCTGTGGGTCGCCGGGGTGCGGGCACGGCCGTTCGAGAACCGGCCGATGGCGTCGCGGCCGCAGCTGTCGCAGGGCTGGGAGGCGTTCGACGGCGCCACGCGCTTCTTCGTCGACCGGCTGCCGCTGCGCGAGCAGGCGGTGCGCGCCAACACGTGGGTGTCGCTGAACGTCTTCGACACGACGCCGGACTACGGCGGCAACCAGACCGCGGGCGGGAACCCGTCGCGCGACGCGCTGCCGTTCGGCGAGCCCGACCAGCCGGCCAAGCCCGAGCCGACCGCCGGCGCGAACCCGGGCGCCACGGACACGACAGTGCTCAAGGGCAAGGACGGTTGGCTCTTCCTTCAGGGTGAGCTGGCGCGCGCGTGCGCCGAGTACATCCCATGGGCGCGGGCGATGCAGCGCTGGGAGCGGATGCTGTCGATCATCCGCGCGAGCGGCCGTGACGTCGTGCTCGTCGTGCCGCCCGACAAGTCGACGATCTACCCGGAGTACCTGCCCGACGCCTTCGCGGAGAAGGACTGCTACAAGCCGGGCCGGGCCAAGGCGTGGAAGGCGCTGGAGGGTACGGGCAACGACGACGTGCTGCCGCTGCGCGAGGCCGAGCTTGCCGTCAAGGCCGCGCCCCCGGAGGAGACGTACCACCCGGAGGACACGCACTGGAACTCCAAGGGCGCCGCGCTTGGCGTACGCGCGCTGTTGCGCCATCTGGGCGGCCCGGCGCAGCTCCGCGACGCGGACCTCCAGAAGGGCCGCGTCGACTACCAGGGCGATCTGTCGGGCCTCGTCGGCACGCCGAAGAAGCGCGACGCGCCGTTGTGGACGGTCAAGCGCAACGACGAGCAGCCCGAGGTGACCAAGCAGCAGGTCGGCGACGTGGAGCTGACGACTCAGCGCTGGCCGGACGTGGGCGACCCGCTGCGCGAAGGCCGCACGGTGTTCGTGCAGGACTCGTTCGGCGTGGCGATGCTCGACGCGCTCGGCCCCTACTTCAGCGAGCTGCAGAACGTGCCGTGGTTCGGCACGCCGACCGCGGACCTGCTTGCCTCGATCGAGGCCGCGGACACGGTGATCCTCGAGAAGGTCGAGCGCGACATCAACTTCTTCGCCTCCGACGGCGGGATGCTGACGGAGGCGTTCCTCGGCGACCTCGAGGCCGCGCTGAGGTAG
- a CDS encoding FkbM family methyltransferase has protein sequence MGRNENLIIDVGMHTGEDTALYLAKGFDVVAVEANPTLVEQNQAKFAAEIADGRLRIVHAAVTEHSGTVQLAVADDLTEWSSASPDFIARNETIGVKLRELEVPALRFQDILADVGIPRYLKIDIEGLDMLPVRALRDFDQRPRFVSIETKAQAASAPIEEAFDELAELWTLGYRGFQYVQQGNHAITLEPNPAREGRHSGLKMENTGSGLFGDDLPDEWVTVTTAYSRAQRMRAFQKVVGVGMRFAHTRPVRAYANLRKAANKPVAWWDLHARLD, from the coding sequence TTGGGCCGTAACGAGAACCTCATCATCGACGTCGGCATGCACACCGGCGAGGACACGGCGCTTTACCTCGCCAAGGGCTTCGACGTCGTCGCGGTCGAGGCCAACCCGACCCTCGTCGAGCAGAACCAGGCGAAGTTCGCCGCGGAGATCGCAGACGGACGGTTGCGCATCGTCCACGCCGCCGTCACCGAGCATTCCGGCACCGTGCAGCTCGCGGTCGCCGACGACTTGACGGAGTGGAGCTCGGCGTCGCCGGACTTCATCGCCCGCAACGAGACGATCGGCGTCAAGCTGCGCGAGCTCGAGGTCCCGGCCCTGCGCTTCCAGGACATCCTGGCCGACGTCGGGATCCCGCGTTACCTGAAGATCGACATCGAAGGCCTGGACATGCTGCCCGTGCGGGCACTGCGCGACTTCGACCAGCGTCCGCGCTTCGTGTCCATCGAAACCAAGGCGCAGGCCGCCTCGGCGCCGATCGAGGAGGCCTTCGACGAGCTGGCCGAGCTATGGACGCTCGGCTATCGCGGCTTCCAGTATGTGCAGCAGGGCAACCATGCGATCACGCTGGAGCCCAACCCCGCGCGCGAAGGCCGCCACAGCGGCCTGAAGATGGAGAACACGGGCTCGGGCCTGTTCGGCGACGACCTGCCCGACGAGTGGGTCACGGTCACTACCGCCTACTCGCGCGCGCAGCGCATGCGGGCGTTCCAGAAGGTCGTCGGCGTCGGCATGCGCTTCGCCCACACCCGTCCGGTCCGCGCCTACGCGAACCTGCGCAAGGCGGCGAACAAGCCGGTCGCGTGGTGGGACCTCCACGCGCGACTCGACTGA
- a CDS encoding glycosyltransferase family 2 protein translates to MTPALSIVMVSHGALGWTERALAAVAEHTRAVHEVIVVDNASTDGTPQRLRELPVRLIENAENRGFGPASNEGAEAARAPVLVFLNTDALVEAGWDQPLLDAVATPGVAAAVPLVLELDGRIQCAGALLGRDGTVIEHGNGADPRDPAYRFPRAVDFGPGACLAVRAEAFRAAGGFDAAYAPAYYEDADLCLALAGRTLYVPAATIRHAKKASGGNELAQQLSDRHRAFFAARWHERLAGRPSTLARPTPPLLLAARDAPADGRVLVRDPAVLDALLAARPFARVSLVGGDETWLARGVELIDEHAAAARAHHYDVELSAPPRDLARALAAGGLV, encoded by the coding sequence ATGACGCCCGCGCTGTCGATCGTCATGGTCAGCCACGGCGCGCTCGGATGGACCGAGCGGGCGCTGGCGGCCGTCGCCGAGCACACGCGCGCGGTGCACGAGGTCATCGTGGTCGACAACGCCTCCACCGACGGCACGCCTCAGCGGCTGCGCGAGCTGCCCGTCCGCCTGATCGAGAACGCGGAGAACCGGGGTTTCGGGCCGGCGAGCAACGAGGGAGCGGAGGCGGCCCGCGCGCCCGTCCTCGTCTTCCTGAACACGGACGCGCTCGTCGAAGCGGGCTGGGACCAGCCGTTGTTGGACGCGGTCGCCACGCCCGGCGTCGCCGCCGCCGTGCCGCTCGTGCTCGAGCTCGACGGGCGGATCCAGTGCGCGGGTGCGCTGCTCGGCCGCGACGGGACCGTGATCGAGCACGGCAACGGCGCGGACCCGCGCGACCCGGCGTACCGTTTCCCACGGGCCGTCGACTTCGGGCCCGGCGCCTGCCTGGCCGTGCGCGCCGAGGCGTTCCGCGCTGCGGGCGGCTTCGACGCCGCGTACGCGCCCGCCTACTACGAGGACGCCGACCTGTGCCTCGCACTCGCCGGCCGCACCCTCTACGTCCCCGCCGCCACCATCCGCCACGCGAAGAAGGCGTCGGGCGGGAACGAGCTCGCGCAACAGCTGTCGGACCGCCACCGCGCGTTTTTCGCCGCCCGCTGGCACGAGCGCCTGGCCGGCCGGCCGAGCACGCTCGCGCGCCCGACGCCGCCCCTGCTCCTCGCGGCTCGAGACGCGCCCGCCGACGGGCGCGTCCTGGTCCGCGACCCGGCTGTGCTCGACGCCCTGCTGGCCGCGCGACCGTTCGCCCGCGTCAGCCTCGTCGGTGGGGACGAGACGTGGCTGGCCCGTGGCGTCGAGCTGATCGACGAACACGCGGCCGCGGCCCGCGCGCACCACTACGACGTCGAGCTGAGCGCGCCGCCGCGCGACCTCGCGCGGGCTCTGGCCGCAGGCGGGCTCGTCTAA
- a CDS encoding class I SAM-dependent methyltransferase: MLNWLTRYAVLVDDLGPGRPSVLDVGCGPVGLYSVLPDLPFAGQDIAFPGRVADTMFAVRTAPGPFPWKDGAFDTIACLDTLEHMPADVRGPFVAELARVAARRVFVSCPLAEAGDLDTMFRQMYEAAGLDAPDWLDEHAEHGLPTGAEVAEACAHATGFRVEPWAQVNGVLSTLAVVADVHPELAAKGATEYRDHHDQWLRMMRESRFGDSYRVGFVLTREAPLTPTVTVDDFASTVVRALRCPACSETRLERTETGLRCSACTLELVPDETGAYDLRPTSSPPAPKRSRLPWRR, translated from the coding sequence GTGCTCAACTGGCTCACACGGTATGCGGTCCTGGTGGACGACCTCGGTCCGGGGCGGCCGAGCGTGCTCGACGTCGGGTGCGGGCCAGTCGGCCTCTACAGCGTGCTCCCGGACCTGCCGTTCGCGGGCCAGGACATCGCGTTCCCGGGCCGTGTGGCCGACACGATGTTCGCCGTGCGCACCGCGCCGGGGCCGTTCCCGTGGAAGGACGGGGCCTTCGACACGATCGCCTGCCTCGACACGCTCGAGCACATGCCCGCGGACGTCCGTGGCCCGTTCGTCGCCGAGCTGGCCCGCGTGGCCGCCCGCCGCGTGTTCGTGTCGTGCCCGCTCGCCGAGGCCGGCGACCTCGACACGATGTTCCGGCAGATGTACGAGGCCGCCGGGCTGGACGCTCCCGACTGGCTGGACGAGCACGCCGAGCACGGGCTGCCGACCGGGGCGGAGGTCGCCGAGGCGTGCGCGCACGCGACCGGCTTCCGCGTGGAGCCCTGGGCGCAGGTCAACGGCGTCCTCTCGACACTCGCCGTCGTCGCCGACGTGCACCCCGAGCTCGCAGCGAAGGGCGCGACCGAGTACCGCGACCACCACGACCAGTGGCTGCGGATGATGCGCGAGAGCCGCTTCGGCGACTCCTACCGGGTCGGGTTCGTGCTCACGCGCGAGGCGCCGCTGACGCCCACCGTGACGGTCGACGACTTCGCGAGCACCGTCGTGCGCGCGCTGCGCTGCCCGGCATGCAGCGAGACGAGGCTGGAGCGCACCGAGACCGGCTTGCGCTGCTCGGCGTGCACGCTGGAGCTCGTCCCGGACGAGACGGGGGCGTACGACCTGCGCCCGACGTCGTCGCCGCCCGCGCCCAAGCGGTCGCGGCTGCCCTGGCGACGCTAG
- a CDS encoding glycosyltransferase: MRPLRAVRNAAQRIYDTRAGVEALTAQVAELSDLKAQVAELAELNTQLAERLQALSAQATADQAETRQLLRLVHDDEPANRQRLWRIREAPEYELAFEEDEPLVSFVVTTYTNVEALMERSLPSMLAQTYERFEIVIVGDAAAPEIERAVKSVRDPRVRFYNQTLRGPYDEVADRLWYVAGGPPANEALRLARGRWVAQMDDDDACRPGRIELLLKAARERRLEFCYGQILEHVPDTPDRLVCRFPPALGAVNMQASLMHRDMRFIVFELGDALFDVPGDWSRIRRMMRLGVRMGMIDDIVVDYYRGTGWQTVSGPEA; the protein is encoded by the coding sequence TTGAGACCCCTTCGTGCGGTTCGCAACGCGGCGCAGCGGATCTACGACACACGGGCCGGGGTGGAAGCGCTCACGGCGCAGGTCGCGGAGCTCAGCGACCTCAAGGCGCAGGTCGCCGAGCTGGCCGAGCTGAACACCCAGCTCGCCGAGAGGTTGCAGGCGCTGAGCGCCCAGGCAACCGCCGATCAGGCTGAGACCAGGCAGTTGCTGCGGCTCGTGCACGACGACGAGCCCGCGAACCGCCAACGCCTCTGGCGCATCCGCGAGGCACCGGAGTACGAGCTCGCGTTCGAGGAAGACGAGCCGCTGGTCAGCTTCGTCGTGACCACGTACACCAACGTCGAGGCGCTGATGGAGCGCTCGCTCCCGTCGATGCTGGCGCAGACCTACGAGCGCTTCGAGATCGTGATCGTCGGCGACGCTGCCGCCCCTGAGATCGAGCGCGCCGTCAAGAGCGTCCGCGATCCGCGTGTGCGCTTCTACAACCAGACGCTGCGCGGCCCATACGACGAAGTCGCCGATCGGCTGTGGTACGTCGCGGGCGGACCGCCGGCCAACGAGGCGTTGCGGCTGGCGCGCGGACGCTGGGTCGCCCAGATGGACGACGACGACGCGTGCCGTCCCGGACGGATCGAGCTGTTGCTGAAGGCTGCGCGCGAGCGTCGGCTGGAGTTCTGCTACGGCCAGATCCTCGAGCACGTGCCGGACACCCCTGACCGGCTCGTCTGCCGGTTCCCACCCGCGCTCGGCGCCGTCAACATGCAGGCGTCGCTCATGCACAGGGACATGCGGTTCATCGTCTTCGAGCTCGGCGACGCGCTGTTCGACGTCCCCGGCGACTGGTCGCGGATCCGTCGCATGATGCGCCTCGGTGTCCGTATGGGCATGATCGACGACATCGTCGTCGACTACTACCGCGGCACCGGTTGGCAGACCGTCAGCGGCCCCGAGGCCTAG
- a CDS encoding DegT/DnrJ/EryC1/StrS family aminotransferase, which yields MSPVSSAVATVRYQRPWLPPAERVLEYYRLAEEARYFSNGGPCVRELETRLGARLGGVECVTVANCTLAIVIALRALCDPRRRLIATPAYSFTATACAVEAAGFEPLFVDVDAESWQMDGAELAAALEAHAGEVAGVLGSSTFGTPPTAGTRAAWRATAEAHDVPLVLDSAAAFGAVDDEGRAAGTAGEVELFSFHATKPFAIGEGGLLVTADPELAARVRRLQNFGLDPVTRVSVETGTNAKLSELAGACGLAMLDAFDEQLGLRRGCARELRDALDGLPVAWQAGADGSTWQVAPVRVRDAASRAAVLAAAAATGVEVRTPFDPPLHRHPAFAGARRHGTLPVSDELGARTVALPMANDLTADELARIAGAVRRSL from the coding sequence GTGAGCCCCGTGTCCAGTGCCGTCGCGACCGTGCGCTACCAACGCCCCTGGTTGCCGCCCGCGGAGCGCGTGCTGGAGTACTACCGGCTCGCGGAAGAGGCGCGGTACTTCTCCAACGGCGGGCCTTGCGTGCGGGAGCTCGAGACGCGCCTGGGCGCCCGGCTCGGCGGGGTCGAGTGCGTCACCGTCGCCAACTGCACGCTCGCGATCGTCATCGCGCTGCGGGCGCTCTGCGACCCGCGCCGGCGGCTGATCGCGACGCCGGCCTACTCCTTCACGGCGACGGCGTGCGCGGTCGAGGCGGCCGGCTTCGAGCCCCTGTTCGTCGACGTCGACGCCGAGAGCTGGCAGATGGACGGTGCCGAGCTGGCCGCGGCGCTGGAGGCGCACGCCGGCGAGGTGGCGGGTGTGCTCGGGAGCTCGACCTTCGGCACGCCGCCGACGGCCGGGACGCGTGCGGCGTGGCGCGCGACCGCGGAGGCGCACGACGTGCCGCTCGTGCTGGACTCGGCCGCCGCGTTCGGCGCGGTCGACGACGAGGGCCGGGCCGCGGGCACGGCCGGGGAAGTCGAGCTGTTCTCCTTCCACGCGACCAAGCCGTTCGCGATCGGCGAGGGCGGGTTGCTCGTCACGGCGGACCCCGAGCTGGCGGCGCGCGTCCGTCGCCTGCAGAACTTCGGCCTGGACCCGGTGACGCGGGTGAGCGTCGAGACGGGTACGAACGCGAAGCTGTCGGAGCTCGCGGGTGCCTGCGGGCTCGCGATGTTGGACGCGTTCGACGAGCAGCTCGGCCTGCGTCGCGGCTGCGCGCGCGAGCTGCGGGACGCGCTGGACGGGCTTCCGGTCGCGTGGCAGGCTGGCGCGGACGGCTCCACGTGGCAGGTCGCGCCGGTCCGTGTGCGCGACGCCGCGAGCCGCGCCGCGGTGCTGGCCGCGGCGGCCGCCACGGGCGTGGAGGTCCGGACCCCGTTCGATCCGCCGCTGCACCGGCATCCGGCATTCGCGGGCGCCAGACGCCATGGGACGTTGCCGGTGAGCGACGAGCTGGGGGCTCGCACGGTCGCCCTGCCCATGGCGAACGACCTCACCGCCGACGAGCTCGCGCGGATCGCCGGGGCCGTACGGCGGAGCCTGTGA
- a CDS encoding formyltransferase family protein, protein MSAPRVVALAGGPVGVAMLDVLAAHGVGPVGVIASHAGGGSGRACPFTVAWCERNDVEHAYFPRLRGVAEPARWLEARAPDLLLSLSYDLILPDELLALAPRAINVHRGIAPDFRGAYSTIWALARGAGELGVTVHAMVPDVDAGPILAQRRLPVGSELTAAEAIPLVERTAVELLDAVLDDLIADRLPARPQPPGGQVFGRELPAAELIGAADVLRARFNPPYPGPFVTLGERRFELVEAPPPASEAEGPLTALPRLVAPARWHNARDFTRGLPAVWTARPEAAAALTLDGPVALPTCMSPAIADAARGLDVVTYALDALLDPSPGSLADAAPGRTVVLSWTCGRPPSARARRIAAEHGARVVEDRTGALLSRDPIEGTAVLDLATWTGSRDGAALVHGGTHIAADTISADGAREALTVFDAATARARMERAATRYMAALGPVAAFTHWPPGTVAHGFPIIIEDAALRERIDAALPGLVTRPLMGHERAQAVLALPCHAGVTDAHVDTVLSALCDAGVGA, encoded by the coding sequence GTGAGCGCACCGCGGGTCGTCGCGCTCGCCGGAGGCCCGGTCGGCGTGGCGATGCTCGACGTCCTGGCTGCGCACGGCGTGGGGCCGGTCGGCGTGATCGCCAGCCACGCGGGCGGCGGCAGCGGCCGGGCGTGCCCGTTCACCGTCGCGTGGTGCGAGCGCAACGACGTCGAGCACGCCTACTTCCCGCGGTTGCGCGGGGTCGCGGAGCCCGCGCGGTGGCTGGAAGCGCGAGCGCCGGACCTGCTGCTCTCGCTGTCGTACGATCTGATCCTGCCGGACGAGCTGCTTGCCTTGGCGCCGCGCGCGATCAACGTCCACCGCGGGATCGCGCCCGACTTCCGCGGCGCCTACTCGACGATCTGGGCGCTGGCGCGAGGCGCGGGCGAGCTCGGCGTCACAGTGCACGCGATGGTCCCGGACGTCGACGCCGGGCCGATCCTCGCCCAGCGGCGACTCCCGGTCGGGAGCGAGCTCACGGCCGCGGAGGCGATCCCGCTCGTCGAGCGTACGGCCGTCGAGCTCCTCGACGCGGTCCTGGACGACCTGATCGCGGATCGGCTGCCCGCGCGCCCGCAACCGCCGGGAGGCCAGGTATTCGGGCGCGAGCTGCCCGCCGCGGAGCTGATCGGCGCAGCCGACGTCCTGCGGGCGCGCTTCAACCCACCGTACCCGGGGCCGTTCGTCACGCTCGGCGAGCGCCGGTTCGAGCTGGTGGAGGCGCCGCCGCCCGCCTCGGAGGCCGAAGGCCCGCTGACCGCTCTGCCACGCCTGGTGGCGCCCGCCCGGTGGCACAACGCGCGGGACTTCACCCGCGGCCTGCCGGCGGTCTGGACCGCGCGGCCCGAAGCCGCCGCGGCGCTGACGCTGGACGGTCCGGTCGCCCTGCCGACGTGCATGAGCCCGGCGATCGCCGACGCCGCGCGCGGCCTGGACGTCGTCACCTACGCGCTCGACGCGCTGCTCGACCCGTCTCCCGGCTCGCTGGCCGACGCGGCGCCGGGGCGGACCGTGGTTCTGAGCTGGACCTGCGGCCGTCCGCCGTCCGCGCGTGCCCGGCGGATCGCGGCCGAGCACGGCGCGCGGGTGGTCGAGGACCGCACGGGCGCGCTGCTCAGCCGCGACCCGATCGAGGGCACCGCCGTTCTCGACCTGGCGACCTGGACCGGCAGCCGCGACGGCGCGGCGCTAGTGCACGGCGGGACGCACATCGCCGCCGACACGATCAGCGCGGATGGTGCCCGCGAAGCGCTGACGGTGTTCGACGCGGCCACGGCGCGCGCCCGCATGGAGCGCGCGGCCACCCGCTACATGGCGGCGCTCGGTCCGGTCGCCGCGTTCACGCACTGGCCGCCCGGGACGGTCGCCCACGGCTTTCCGATCATCATCGAGGACGCCGCCCTGCGCGAGCGGATCGACGCTGCGCTGCCGGGCCTCGTCACGCGGCCGCTCATGGGGCACGAGCGCGCACAGGCGGTGCTCGCGTTGCCCTGCCACGCGGGCGTCACCGATGCGCACGTGGACACCGTCCTATCCGCGCTTTGCGACGCCGGGGTCGGGGCGTGA
- a CDS encoding DegT/DnrJ/EryC1/StrS family aminotransferase — translation MTSVPFQRPSPAGLEQIAAHYARSEAVGWYTRGPCVEELGRRAGALGGGYGVPVSSATSGLMLALRALSGAGDGRLVAIPSFTCAAVPGAVEWSGFRPLFVDVEPDGWHVDPAALEAAVEGREVAAVLVSATFGTPPPAEQLAGWASVAGAHGLPLIYDAAAGLGAADPFGALTAYSFEATKPAGFGEGGVLVTPDPKLAEELRRLANYGLRDGVVNTTVGINAKLSELGAAAGLAAMDGLEHLVAERRARGLALQEALRGADVRFQHGCEHSAWSATHVVVGSPRKRDAALTRARSLGVETRTLWDPPLHRHAAWSHAEHGGLAVTEHLAARSLALPMAADLTEAEIARIAEVFVAA, via the coding sequence ATGACGTCCGTCCCGTTCCAGCGGCCCAGCCCGGCCGGGCTCGAGCAGATCGCGGCGCACTACGCGCGGTCGGAGGCGGTCGGCTGGTACACGCGCGGCCCCTGCGTCGAGGAGCTGGGCCGGCGCGCCGGGGCGCTCGGCGGTGGGTACGGGGTGCCGGTCAGCTCGGCGACCTCCGGCTTGATGCTCGCCCTGCGTGCGCTCTCCGGCGCCGGGGACGGGCGGCTCGTCGCGATCCCGAGCTTCACCTGCGCCGCCGTGCCCGGCGCCGTCGAGTGGAGCGGCTTCCGGCCGCTCTTCGTCGACGTCGAACCGGATGGCTGGCACGTGGACCCTGCCGCGCTCGAGGCCGCTGTGGAGGGGCGCGAGGTGGCGGCGGTGCTCGTGAGTGCGACGTTCGGCACTCCGCCGCCGGCTGAGCAGCTCGCCGGATGGGCCTCCGTCGCTGGAGCGCACGGGCTTCCACTGATCTACGACGCCGCGGCCGGTCTCGGCGCGGCGGACCCGTTCGGCGCGCTGACGGCCTACTCGTTCGAAGCGACGAAGCCGGCCGGGTTCGGTGAGGGCGGCGTGCTCGTCACACCCGACCCCAAGCTGGCCGAAGAGCTACGCCGGCTCGCGAATTACGGTCTGCGCGACGGCGTGGTGAACACGACCGTCGGCATCAACGCGAAGCTGTCCGAGCTCGGGGCGGCCGCCGGCCTGGCGGCGATGGATGGGCTTGAACACCTCGTCGCCGAGCGCCGGGCGCGCGGCCTTGCGCTGCAGGAAGCGCTGCGTGGCGCAGACGTTCGCTTCCAACACGGTTGTGAGCATTCGGCATGGAGTGCCACCCATGTGGTGGTGGGTTCCCCGCGGAAGCGCGACGCGGCGCTCACACGCGCTCGCTCGCTGGGCGTCGAGACCCGTACCTTGTGGGACCCGCCGTTGCATCGTCACGCCGCCTGGTCACACGCCGAGCATGGTGGGCTCGCGGTGACGGAGCACCTGGCGGCACGGTCGCTGGCGTTGCCCATGGCCGCCGACCTCACCGAGGCCGAGATCGCGCGAATCGCGGAGGTGTTCGTTGCGGCCTAG